A portion of the Oxynema aestuarii AP17 genome contains these proteins:
- a CDS encoding tetratricopeptide repeat protein: MSELSDQNPCCTLDRAIVRYADALDRFARSLPHPSPQPLLAVLLARDCIEEHLPEKTRASAENIARLLELDARFQQLTHQAHLDGDRLSEYRASLKPPKSAWWWFPEKIPAPRSQQPWWSRCPNFVWNLGTVVCLVFAGTWITSTAQTFSAAHGFDFVGTLATIGQGAGLAVVAGGALTERGKKSVEQMLASTPIPPHWHAEVTFVVALSLAGGTWFINHSVTPRVASFYYREGQEFYQKGEWAKAKKKYEQALSLNPDDPTEIQFSLGKIYEALGDLDRARSQYEKGLLESHPASLMGVGRVVLLKAIYDGEPVRIAAPAELKLVSGSGEGSASETKRDRTFLTQSANNATFFLRLAEEKNQKNEKDGIDRRLSDEQEIELHTNFGLVELVSIGYFNNNVSREIELKSNEEVREVIDGLDEARERFVRALRLAKVKTKNGEFSRVDGGMSECYLSVTKALIEKIEASLEKTPPTSSQSPPSAIGGAMMGANAAAIDIEQLKSNAVRATCSQATPKTYFQYQQIWALLDSVEQQSLEIQNTEEIANLQKLLETNLKQKAGNNQPKMPLVYRVQVSEDGQIANYWAIEEQGDRQVWETPLPELKANEALETDRFALFKVVFAGDGIQVEPWQDPQE, from the coding sequence ATGAGCGAGCTGAGTGACCAGAATCCTTGCTGTACTTTAGATCGGGCGATCGTGCGCTATGCCGACGCCCTCGATCGCTTCGCCCGCAGCCTTCCCCATCCTTCCCCTCAACCCCTACTCGCGGTTCTGCTCGCCCGCGATTGTATCGAAGAACATTTACCGGAAAAAACCCGCGCCAGTGCGGAGAATATCGCCCGCCTGCTCGAACTCGACGCCCGCTTCCAACAGCTCACTCATCAAGCCCACCTCGATGGGGATCGCTTGAGCGAGTATCGCGCCAGTTTGAAACCTCCCAAGTCGGCGTGGTGGTGGTTTCCCGAAAAAATCCCCGCCCCGCGATCGCAACAGCCCTGGTGGTCGCGCTGCCCGAACTTTGTCTGGAACTTAGGCACGGTGGTCTGTTTGGTCTTTGCTGGAACCTGGATTACCAGCACGGCCCAAACCTTTTCCGCCGCCCACGGTTTCGATTTTGTCGGCACCCTCGCCACCATCGGACAAGGGGCCGGACTGGCGGTGGTCGCGGGAGGCGCCCTCACGGAACGGGGTAAGAAAAGCGTCGAACAAATGCTCGCCAGCACGCCAATTCCCCCCCACTGGCACGCGGAAGTCACGTTTGTGGTGGCGTTGTCTTTGGCGGGGGGGACCTGGTTTATCAATCATTCCGTCACCCCTCGCGTCGCCTCGTTTTATTACCGCGAAGGACAGGAATTTTACCAGAAAGGTGAGTGGGCGAAAGCAAAAAAGAAGTACGAACAAGCCCTGTCATTAAATCCCGACGATCCCACGGAGATTCAATTTTCTTTGGGCAAGATTTACGAAGCCCTCGGCGATTTAGACCGGGCGCGATCGCAGTATGAAAAAGGCTTGCTCGAAAGTCACCCCGCCTCGTTAATGGGGGTCGGTCGGGTGGTGTTGTTAAAGGCAATTTATGATGGCGAACCCGTCAGAATCGCTGCCCCTGCGGAGCTCAAGCTTGTATCGGGCAGTGGGGAGGGTTCGGCGTCGGAAACGAAGCGCGATCGCACCTTTTTAACGCAATCGGCGAATAATGCGACCTTCTTTTTGCGCTTGGCTGAGGAAAAAAATCAGAAAAACGAGAAAGATGGCATCGATCGCCGTTTGTCTGACGAACAAGAAATCGAACTACATACCAATTTTGGCTTGGTCGAACTCGTTTCTATTGGCTATTTTAATAATAATGTCAGTCGCGAAATCGAACTCAAAAGCAATGAGGAAGTTCGCGAAGTCATCGACGGGTTGGATGAGGCTCGCGAGCGCTTTGTTCGGGCTTTACGCTTGGCGAAGGTTAAAACAAAAAATGGCGAGTTTTCCCGAGTCGATGGCGGCATGTCTGAGTGTTATTTGAGCGTGACGAAAGCGTTAATTGAAAAAATTGAAGCGAGTTTAGAGAAAACTCCGCCTACAAGTTCGCAATCTCCCCCGTCGGCGATCGGTGGGGCGATGATGGGCGCCAATGCGGCGGCGATCGATATAGAACAACTCAAAAGTAATGCGGTTCGCGCAACCTGCAGCCAAGCGACTCCCAAAACTTATTTTCAATACCAACAAATTTGGGCGTTACTCGATTCGGTGGAACAGCAATCTTTAGAGATTCAAAATACAGAAGAAATTGCCAATTTACAAAAATTGCTCGAAACCAACTTGAAACAAAAAGCAGGTAACAATCAGCCCAAAATGCCTTTGGTCTATCGGGTTCAAGTTTCCGAAGACGGACAAATTGCTAATTATTGGGCGATTGAAGAACAAGGCGATCGCCAAGTTTGGGAAACTCCCCTTCCCGAGTTAAAAGCCAATGAAGCCCTAGAAACCGATCGCTTTGCATTATTTAAAGTTGTTTTTGCTGGCGATGGCATCCAAGTCGAACCCTGGCAAGATCCTCAAGAATAA